The following coding sequences are from one Salvia hispanica cultivar TCC Black 2014 chromosome 3, UniMelb_Shisp_WGS_1.0, whole genome shotgun sequence window:
- the LOC125214461 gene encoding putative late blight resistance protein homolog R1B-17, which produces MTRTSFFVVDDLWSAKAWDDIRKAFGDPNKRDGSRIIITTRIEEVVNSTHHLRAIYSYTLPLLDDHQSWCLLKQKVFGSKECPSELEKIGKDIAKACKGLPLAIVVAARILSQTNQTQSSWEELAQKIRSFILEDAEFQKRMLLSYTHLPRHLRPCFLYMCGFPEDYEIRVSMLIKLLVAEGFVKNEMEAEQYLIDLERQSLILVKARKSNGKIKSYTVHGLLRDLCNIKAIDENYERRLSNSHLDLREVARAYASTLRSVISFQPNQSSLRGLRKFKLLRVLDVVDTDAYPLPASVFDLFHLRYLAFGCPMQVPSAI; this is translated from the exons ATGACGAGGACCTCGTTCTTTG TGGTGGATGATCTGTGGAGTGCAAAGGCTTGGGACGACATAAGGAAGGCATTTGGCGACCCAAACAAGCGTGACGGGAGTCGGATTATCATAACCACAAGGATTGAGGAAGTGGTTAATTCTACCCACCATCTCCGTGCCATATATTCTTACACTCTGCCTCTCTTGGATGATCATCAAAGTTGGTGTCTGCTGAAGCAAAAGGTGTTTGGTAGCAAAGAATGTCCATCTGAGTTGGAGAAGATCGGAAAGGATATTGCAAAAGCTTGTAAGGGGCTTCCCCTTGCAATCGTGGTAGCTGCTCGTATATTGTCTCAAACAAATCAGACTCAGTCCTCATGGGAGGAACTTGCTCAAAAAATACGTTCATTTATCTTGGAAGACGCGGAGTTTCAGAAGAGAATGTTATTGAGCTATACTCACTTGCCTCGTCATTTGAGGCCTTGTTTCTTATACATGTGTGGCTTCCCTGAAGATTATGAAATTCGGGTCTCCATGCTTATCAAGTTATTGGTGGCTGAAGGatttgtgaaaaatgaaatggaggCTGAACAATATTTGATTGATCTCGAGAGGCAGAGCCTGATTTTAGTGAAGGCCAGAAAGTCCAATGGCAAAATCAAAAGTTACACTGTCCATGGTTTGCTACGTGACTTGTGCAATATTAAGGCCATAGATGAGAATTATGAGCGACGGCTCAGTAATTCTCATCTTGATCTGAGGGAGGTTGCAAGAGCGTATGCCTCAACGCTGCGTTCTGTTATAAGCTTCCAACCTAATCAAAGCTCATTACGCGGTCTGCGCAAGTTCAAATTGCTGAGGGTGTTGGATGTGGTCGATACTGATGCCTACCCACTCCCTGCTTCAGTGTTTGACCTCTTTCACTTGAGGTACCTCGCTTTCGGATGTCCAATGCAGGTTCCATCAGCCATATAA
- the LOC125212016 gene encoding putative late blight resistance protein homolog R1A-10: MAYAVVYSLAQTIDQILNHDEYPLSEIGKQQIHMLKKNVFSLINFLKWFKEEGSSLERRIRDAANEAEDVIEHWMHEHIRSTAAGLATDIEYDLGELNMVMEEINSISKEVDLIKPWPSPKMLQSRPPMSTCIRDGFTVGLEEDLKKIKGLVLGESPYLEIIQITGMGGIGKTTLAKEVYHDELIKETFPFRAWVTVSQDYHNVENIFADLLRSFGGNVESNGEPAIYSLYSMLIFKKYLIVLDDVWSAEALNGIMRAFPNDRNGSRIMLTTRIESVASYDQMHKMQLIGPSQSWELLKQKVFQSEKCPSELEKIGKDIAKGCKGLPLAVVVAARILSQRSQTQSSWEDVAQNIRSLIQNDEHFEKTMSLSYTYLHRRLRPFFIYMCGFPEAYEIRVSMLIKLFMAEGFVKDQVKGEEYLIELERQNLILDKAIKSNGKVKSYSVHGLLRDLCNIKALDENYERRLSNSHLDLREVARAYASTMRSVISFQRNESSLRGLRKFKLLRVLDVVDTNAYSLPPSLFELFHLRYLAFGCPMEVPSAISRLENLRALIIRPGKRSRKYSRDEVYLPLEIWMMPLLTHLVSFFDLLPNPEGAASALKELLTLAVVKKLICTEELMKLICNVKKLAINYFGDKYQQDYQLENLVLLSQLEKLTLVVTKGSHLQKKARPIFPKTLKKLTLSGWRFPWEDMKAIATLPNLEVLKLRDHAFQGDTWSTIEESYGDKDGEDFEVNPFVKLKYLLIEESDLQEWIIDNCHFQALKRLVLKGCDKLNQIPKHIGYIASALTFEVDSANLSLLNCVKEIQQDQEIYGKIVKVDLL; this comes from the coding sequence ATGGCCTATGCTGTTGTATACTCACTAGCTCAAACAATAGACCAGATCCTAAATCATGATGAATACCCCCTCTCTGAAATTGGAAAACAACAGATTCACATGCTAAAAAAAAACGTATTTTCCTtgataaattttcttaaatggTTTAAGGAGGAAGGCAGCAGCTTGGAAAGAAGAATCAGAGATGCAGCTAATGAAGCAGAGGATGTAATCGAGCATTGGATGCACGAGCATATCCGATCAACTGCTGCTGGACTTGCCACCGATATTGAATATGATCTTGGCGAGCTGAATATGGTGATGGAGGAAATTAACTCCATTTCCAAAGAGGTGGATCTCATCAAACCGTGGCCTTCTCCGAAGATGCTGCAGTCGAGGCCACCAATGTCAACGTGCATCCGTGACGGTTTCACTGTTGGTCTGGAGGAggatttgaagaaaataaaaggtttgGTTTTGGGAGAATCACCCTACCTCGAGATTATCCAGATcacggggatgggcggtattGGGAAGACAACTCTGGCCAAAGAGGTTTATCATGATGAGTTGATTAAGGAGACGTTCCCATTTCGTGCTTGGGTGACTGTATCACAAGATTATCATAAcgtggaaaatatatttgcgGATCTCCTACGTTCGTTTGGAGGAAATGTGGAAAGCAACGGCGAGCCAGCCATATATAGTTTGTACAGTATGTTGATCTTCAAGAAGTACCTTATTGTATTGGATGATGTGTGGAGCGCAGAGGCGTTGAATGGCATAATGAGAGCCTTTCCCAACGACAGAAATGGAAGTCGAATCATGTTAACCACAAGGATAGAGAGTGTGGCTTCTTATGATCAAATGCACAAGATGCAATTGATAGGCCCAAGTCAAAGTTGGGAACTACTCAAGCAAAAGGTATTTCAGAGCGAAAAATGTCCATCTGAGTTGGAGAAGATCGGAAAGGATATTGCAAAAGGATGTAAGGGGCTACCCCTTGCAGTTGTGGTAGCTGCTCGTATATTGTCTCAAAGAAGTCAGACTCAATCCTCGTGGGAGGATGTTGCTCAAAACATACGTTCACTTATCCAGAATGACGAGCACTTTGAAAAGACTATGTCTTTGAGTTATACATACTTGCATCGTCGTTTAAGGccttttttcatttacatGTGTGGCTTTCCTGAAGCTTACGAAATTCGAGTCTCCATGCTTATCAAGTTATTCATGGCTGAAGGATTCGTGAAAGATCAAGTAAAGGGTGAAGAATATCTGATTGAGCTTGAGAGGCAAAACCTGATTTTAGATAAGGCCATCAAGTCCAATGGCAAAGTCAAAAGTTACTCTGTCCATGGTTTGCTACGTGACTTGTGCAATATAAAGGCTCTAGATGAGAATTACGAGCGACGGCTCAGTAATTCTCATCTTGATCTAAGGGAGGTTGCAAGAGCGTACGCTTCGACCATGCGCTCTGTTATAAGCTTCCAACGTAATGAAAGCTCATTACGCGGTCTGCGCAAGTTCAAATTGCTGAGAGTGTTGGATGTGGTTGATACTAATGCCTATTCGCTCCCTCCTTCATTGTTTGAGCTCTTCCACTTGAGGTACCTTGCTTTCGGATGTCCAATGGAGGTTCCATCAGCCATATCCAGACTTGAGAATCTTCGCGCTCTGATCATCCGTCCCGGCAAAAGGTCAAGGAAATACTCAAGGGATGAGGTATATCTACCATTAGAGATATGGATGATGCCACTTTTGACTCATCTTGTATCCTTTTTCGATCTCTTGCCAAATCCAGAAGGAGCAGCTTCTGCTCTGAAGGAACTGCTCACACTGGCAGTGGTGAAGAAGCTGATATGTACAGAAGAGCTGATGAAATTGATATGCAATGTGAAAAAGCTGGCAATCAATTATTTTGGAGACAAATATCAACAAGACTATCAACTTGAGAATCTTGTTCTCCTATCTCAACTTGAGAAGCTGACACTAGTTGTGACAAAAGGTTCTCATCTTCAGAAAAAAGCTAGGCCTATTTTTCCCAAGACACTGAAAAAGTTAACCTTGAGTGGTTGGCGATTTCCTTGGGAAGATATGAAAGCTATTGCCACTCTTCCCAATCTTGAAGTTCTCAAATTGAGAGATCATGCCTTTCAAGGCGATACGTGGAGCACTATTGAAGAAAGTTATGGTGACAAGGATGGAGAAGATTTTGAAGTGAATCCGTTTGTTAAACTGAAATATTTGCTAATTGAGGAATCTGATTTACAGGAGTGGATTATTGACAACTGCCACTTCCAAGCACTGAAGCGCCTAGTGCTCAAAGGGTGTGATAAGCTGAATCAGATTCCAAAACACATTGGATATATAGCATCAGCTCTTACGTTCGAGGTTGATAGTGCAAACCTATCTCTTTTGAACTGTGTCAAAGAGATCCAACAGGATCAAGAGATATATGGCAAAATCGTTAAAGTTGACCTACTATAA